A region from the Cyprinus carpio isolate SPL01 chromosome A8, ASM1834038v1, whole genome shotgun sequence genome encodes:
- the LOC109049497 gene encoding melanocortin receptor 3-like, translated as MNDSYLQFLKGQKPANSTSLPPNGSMVDPPAGALCEQVQIQAEVFLTLGIVSLLENILVILAVVKNKNLHSPMYFFLCSLAAADMLVSVSNSLETIVIAVLNSRLLVASDHFVRLMDNVFDSMICISLVASICNLLAIAVDRYVTIFYALRYHSIVTVRRALVAIAVIWLVCVVCGIVFIVYSESKTVIVCLITMFFAMLVLMATLYVHMFLLARLHVQRIAALPPAAAAAGNPAPRQRSCMKGAVTISILLGVFVCCWAPFFLHLILLVSCPHHALCLCYMSHFTTYLVLIMCNSVIDPLIYACRSLEMRKTFKEILCCFGCQPPL; from the coding sequence ATGAACGACTCATACCTGCAGTTTCTTAAAGGGCAGAAACCTGCAAACAGCACGTCTTTGCCTCCTAATGGCAGCATGGTTGATCCTCCAGCAGGGGCGCTGTGCGAGCAGGTTCAGATCCAGGCGGAGGTTTTTCTCACCTTGGGTATTGTGAGTCTTCTGGAGAACATCCTCGTCATCTTGGCCGTGGTCAAAAACAAGAACCTTCACTCTCCGATGTATTTTTTCCTGTGCAGCCTGGCTGCTGCGGACATGTTGGTGAGTGTATCCAACTCTTTGGAGACCATTGTCATTGCTGTACTAAACAGTCGCCTTTTGGTGGCCAGTGACCATTTTGTGCGTTTGATGGACAATGTGTTTGATTCAATGATCTGCATTTCTCTCGTGGCATCAATCTGCAACCTCTTGGCGATTGCTGTCGACCGCTACGTCACGATCTTCTACGCCTTACGCTACCACAGCATAGTGACCGTACGCAGAGCATTGGTGGCCATCGCTGTGATCTGGttggtgtgtgtggtttgtggaATCGTCTTCATAGTGTACTCAGAGAGCAAGACCGTGATTGTTTGTCTAATCACAATGTTCTTTGCCATGTTGGTGCTCATGGCCACTCTCTACGTACACATGTTTCTTCTCGCCAGACTTCACGTCCAGAGAATCGCAGCATTACCcccagcagcagctgcagccgGCAACCCAGCCCCGCGTCAGCGCAGCTGCATGAAGGGAGCTGTGACCATCTCCATCCTCCTCGgcgtgtttgtgtgttgctgGGCTCCGTTTTTCCTCCACCTCATTCTGCTGGTGTCCTGTCCGCACCATGCGCTCTGCCTCTGCTACATGTCTCACTTCACCACGTACCTGGTCCTCATTATGTGCAACTCTGTGATTGACCCCCTCATCTACGCCTGCCGCAGTCTGGAAATGAGGAAGACTTTTAAGGAGATACTCTGCTGTTTTGGCTGTCAACCTCCACTTTAG